The following are encoded together in the Trichomycterus rosablanca isolate fTriRos1 chromosome 19, fTriRos1.hap1, whole genome shotgun sequence genome:
- the ctc1 gene encoding CST complex subunit CTC1: MEEFMEHYQDRTALERAWLSEVYTGVCEQVYPLVGVALGLSAEQLSHAVVWRVQRVHQSLPVTYRCVSVAELCNRQRTPCLSSLTWSTAQYRDRIREAEQQLPNQKGLQRANLLLIGVMCDGRDLGQCEGCWRVRDCSGSVHCEVLGASPLWCGTLMLFPTWNYIPHDAPGPGQDGGGYLELIDPPVCVTGDPVTLDPVGSLGDAIGVKKAARLLREKNTTAVCVSVYGEVGLICPLLVISGKPFFCCTLTEGERSVPLLVTVPECVYWRQCVCVGQSVCVSALRVCSVRGWAGHRVLSVTPESRLHPNPRTPSESGDTGTQSQSLTDTDMDEDVDTHAQSLTDAHTPLQEDTPSTELPVHHGPSAGVNPARTKLSKIISYRGRITAVLNQEAGLYELDGKVTLCLAYQPLRKWGGGLRPGAELKLDHVHFLFRPSAFFAGAVLSACLRTTVSVTAFSPLGSKVTSRSSDSALVRFLMEKNLGVSEYFWLCYCSAALADRLSPRWVCPARVCVLAGRLLHLVSADKQPRRDKRDIYREMLQDTHTHTCPLTQYCVCTPCESLYSVKELFDWLENESWACLSSLSTLLPPSACHMTRSELNPLLLWSAHTHTLSRALEHTLLVGVLELSASRATVRLVDRTGAIDCVCVQGAESGESGVSVNTAWIGCLVCIQRCTLVMERFMKTDFPSWKHLDQHRYITHKHCRVYICVCMDDLHILSPSSAMSALTPRRERERKRTRTDPPSLHQPEDRRPETPQEQRPGPEEPEEPEEDQSRPGPSQTGKRKREAEGEGRSSDPCVSLVFRVLSKQGVAFRNLQATNQAQALTLSFTVEAARLGGVQVWDRDPKNGQVEQREIQEAEEHLQVQLLFINAAVRWFPLIHPGTVYRLIATNTQDMGVMSCSSVPTKGGVSLIGSPALLVQPQWRIHTLAPSPLLPQTEVQKIMSVSELLHSSSCEVVSVCGVITERITLQEDRKKHPTLPSLINTKECVVETDLKVRLTLQDSDSPHHTVQVYLDFTHNPYTPGLITGATVLLHHFQRRVSTVKNVYCCSLPVSCVTVTGCGSAKPRPPPPMMHLGEWASGRAGQSIVGQVRGHVVRVLFLRLQWACSLCGSVFKQASCTQTSPPCDSTSAVFQAEAKVVLDDGTGEAQVWFSSEMVARLLQLSDCEWEGLQRLIRVKGHVRVYTRGWNVVCDVDPDDPLLLYLCCLCSSGAVCRNLTLTCKVRPQKPEKAQLRKMNRGEREFLTKFPPALQLQCTHIHTHTLTHTLTYTHTHSHTHTH, encoded by the exons ATGGAGGAGTTTATGGAGCACTATCAGGACCGCACTGCTCTG gagcgggcgtggctgagtgagGTGTACACAGGTGTGTGTGAGCAGGTGTACCCGCTGGTGGGCGTGGCTCTGGGTCTCTCGGCGGAACAGCTCAGCCATGCCGTGGTGTGGAGGGTACAGAGGGTACACCAGTCCCTCCCCGTCacctacag gtgTGTGTCCGTAGCAGAGTTGTGTAACAGACAGCGCACTCCCTGCCTCAGCAGTCTCACCTGGAGCACGGCTCAGTACAGAGACCGGATCAGGGAGGCGGAGCAACAGCTGCCCAATCAGAAGGGCCTGCAGCGTGCTAACCTGCTCCTGATTGGTGTGATGTGTGATGGGCGGGACTTGGGTCAGTGTGAGGGCTGTTGGAGAGTGAGAGACTGTAGTGGGAGTGTCCACTGTGAG GTGCTCGGCGCGTCTCCTCTGTGGTGCGGGACCCTGATGCTCTTCCCCACGTGGAACTACATCCCCCATGATGCACCGGGACCCGGGCAGGACGGCGGGGGGTACCTGGAGCTGATCGACCCGCCCGTCTGCGTGACCGGCGACCCCGTGACCTTAGATCCTGTAGGGTCACTCGGTGATGCCATCGGGGTGAAGAAAGCGGCCAGACTGCTGAGAGAGAA gaacactacagcagtgtgtgtgagtgtgtatggggAGGTGGGGCTGATCTGCCCCCTGCTGGTCATTTCTGGTAAACCCTTCTTCTGCTGCACGCTGACTGAGGGAGAGAGAAGTGTTCCTCTACTGGTGACT gTGCCGGAGTGTGTGTACTggaggcagtgtgtgtgtgttggacagAGCGTGTGTGTTTCAGCACTGCGGGTGTGTTCTGTACGGGGGTGGGCGGGGCATCGAGTGCTGTCCGTCACGCCGGAGTCCCGCCTCCATCCCAACCCCCGAACGCCCAGTGAGTCCGGGGACACGGGTACGCagtcacaatcactgactgaCACGGACATGGACGAGGATGTGGACACACACGCGCAGTCGCTGACTGACGCACACACACCCCTGCAGGAGGACACGCCCAGCACGGAGCTCCCGGTGCATCATGGTCCTTCAGCCGGCGTGAATCCGGCGCGGACCAAACTCTCCAAGATCATCAGTTACAGG GGCCGGATCACGGCGGTGCTGAACCAGGAGGCGGGACTTTATGAGCTGGATGGAAAGGTAACGCTGTGTCTGGCCTATCAGCCGCTCAGGAAATGGGGCGGCGGCCTAAGGCCAGGTGCGGAGCTCAAG CTGGATCACGTGCACTTCCTGTTCCGGCCGTCGGCGTTCTTCGCGGGCGCGGTGCTGAGCGCGTGCCTGCGCACCACCGTCTCCGTCACCGCCTTCAGTCCTCTCGGGTCGAAGGTCACGTCTCGGAGTTCGGACTCGGCGCTGGTGCGTTTCCTGATGGAGAAGAATCTCGGCgtgtccgaatacttctggCTCTGTTACTGCAGCGCGGCGCTCGCCGACCG GTTGAGTCCACGCTGGGTGTGTCCGgcgagagtgtgtgtgctaGCCGGGCGGTTACTGCACTTAGTTTCAGCGGACAAACAACCGAGACGAGACAAGAGAGACATTTACAGAGAAATGctgcaggacacacacacacacacctgtcctctcacacag tattGTGTGTGTACTCCCTGTGAGTCTCTGTACTCTGTAAAGGAGCTCTTTGATTGGCTGGAGAATGAGAGCTGGGCGTGTCTCTCATCGCTCTCGACGCTCCTCCCACCGTCGGCGTGTCACATGACCCGGTCTGAACTGAACCCGCTGCTGTTGTGgtcggcgcacacacacactctgtcccGCGCGCTGGAACACACACTGCTGGTGGGAGTGCTGGAGCTGAGTGCCAGCAGAGCCACCGTCAGACTGGTGGACCGCACCGGCGCCatcgactgtgtgtgtgtgcagggggcGGAGTCAGGGGAGAGCGGTGTGTCTGTCAACACCGCGTGGATAg gttgttTGGTGTGTATCCAGCGCTGTACGTTGGTGATGGAGAGATTCATGAagactgattttccatcatggAAACACCTGGACCAACATCGAtacatcacacacaaacactgcag ggtgtacATCTGCGTGTGTATGGACGATCTCCACATCCTGAGCCCCTCCTCCGCCATGAGCGCCCTCACCCCacggcgagagagagagaggaagaggacgAGGACAGATCCACCGTCCCTCCATCAGCCTGAGGACCGGAGACCTGAGACTCCTCAGGAACAGAGACCAGGACCAGAGGAGCCGGAGGAGCCGGAGGAGGATCAGAGCAGACCCGGCCCGTCTCAAACCGGGAAGAGGAAACGAGAGGCGGAGGGCGAGGGGCGGAGTTCTGACCCCTGTGTGTCACTGGTGTTTCGAGTTCTCTCCAAACAGGGCGTGGCTTTCCGGAACCTCCAGGCGACCAATCAGGCGCAAGCGCTGACACTGAGCTTCACTGTCGAAGCAGCTCGTCTGGGGGGCGTCCAGGTTTGGGACCGAGACCCGAAAAACGGTCAAGTGGAGCAGAGAGAGATACAGGAGGCAGAGGAACATctacag GTGCAGCTGCTCTTCATCAACGCGGCTGTTCGCTGGTTCCCTCTCATCCACCCGGGAACAGTTTACAGACTCATCGCAACaaacacacag gaCATGGGTGTGATGTCCTGCAGTAGTGTTCCAACAAAGGGCGGAGTCTCTCTCATCGGTAGCCCTGCCCTGCTCGTACAGCCTCAGTGGCGTATACACACCCTCGCACCCTCGCCGCTGCTACCAcag ACGGAGGTTCAGAAGATCATGAGTGTTTCTGAGCTCCTTCacagcag CTCGTGTGAGGTGGTGTCGGTGTGTGGAGTGATAACAGAACGGATCACGCTGCAGGAGGACAGAAAGAAACACCCCACACTCCCCTCACTCATCAACACCAAGG agtgtGTTGTGGAGACGGATCTGAAGGTGCGTCTGACTCTGCAGGACTCTGACTCTCCTCATCACACGGTGCAGGTCTACCTGGATTTTACCCACAATCCCTACACACCTGGTCTCATCACCGGGGCGACCGTGCTCCTGCACCACTTCCAGCGCAGAGTGTCCAC ggtgAAGAATGTGTACTGCTGCTCTTTACCTGTAAGCTGTGTAACAGTAACAGGATgcgg GTCTGCTAAGCCCCGCCCTCCTCCTCCCATGATGCACCTGGGCGAGTGGGCATCGGGCAGAGCAGGGCAAAGCATCGTGGGTCAGGTCAGAGGTCACGTGGTGCGCGTGCTGTTTCTGCGGCTGCAGTGGGCGTGTTCTCTCTGTGGGAGCGTCTTCAAACAG GCCTCCTGCACACAGACGTCTCCACCATGTGACTCCACCAGCGCCGTGTTCCAGGCCGaggcgaa gGTTGTGTTAGACGATGGTACCGGTGAGGCACAGGTCTGGTTCTCCTCGGAGATGGTTGCCAGGCTGTTGCAGCTGTCTGACTGTGAGTGGGAGGGGCTTCAGCGTCTCATCAGGGTTAAAGGTCATGTGAGGGTGTACACGCGTGGCTGGAACGTG gtgtgtgatgTGGACCCTGATGATCCGCTCCTGCTGTATCTGTGCTGTTTGTGTTCCAGTGGTGCGGTGTGTCGCAACCTCACACTCACCTGTAAAGTACGCCCTCAAaaaccag agaaAGCCCAGCTAAGGAAGATGAATCGGGGCGAGCGAGAGTTCCTCACCAAATTTCCTCCAGCTCTCCAACTACAGTgcactcacatacatacacacacactcacacacacactcacatacacacacacacactcacatacacacacacactaa